A region from the Vespula pensylvanica isolate Volc-1 chromosome 9, ASM1446617v1, whole genome shotgun sequence genome encodes:
- the LOC122631590 gene encoding ATP synthase subunit e, mitochondrial-like, giving the protein MSLSTELNPRPVRVSPLIKFSRWTFLTMGILYGAFFQRRYSNIENARREKEERERPAREAKEAAEKKIRLQEEQKMLEDLLKTN; this is encoded by the exons ATGTCGCTCTCAACCGAACTCAATCCAAGACCCGTTCGTGTATCACCTTTAATAAAG TTTTCACGATGGACATTCCTTACTATGGGAATTTTATATGGAGCATTTTTCCAACGTAGATATAGTAATATAGAAAATGctcgtagagaaaaagaagaaagagaaagaccaGCACGAGAAGCAAAAGAAGCAGCTGAAAAGAAGATTCGATTACAag aggAACAAAAGATGTTAGAAGATCTCTTGAAAACAAACTAA
- the LOC122631789 gene encoding dihydropteridine reductase: MAAVLGRVIIYGGKGALGSACVSQFKSKNWWVGSIDMKPNESADANIVVNANRNWQEQESDILSEIKNILKEDKVDGVICVAGGWAGGNASSSDFIKNNDLMWKQSVWSSAIAASIASHYLKQGGFLALTGAKAALEGTPGMIGYGMAKAAVHQLTKSLASKDSGLPLDSIVATILPVTLDTPMNRKWMPKADTSTWTSLEFVSDLFWKWSQNQDRPSNGSLLQLITKDNKTTLITV, encoded by the exons ATGGCAGCGGTATTAGGACGTGTTATTATTTACGGTGGTAAGGGTGCACTTGGTTCTGCTTGTGTTTCCCaatttaaatcaaaaaattgg TGGGTTGGATCTATTGATATGAAACCCAATGAAAGTGCAGATGCTAATATTGTTGTAAATGCTAATAGAAACTGGCAGGAACAG GAATCTGATATTTTatccgaaataaaaaatattttgaaagaagaCAAAGTAGATGGAGTGATTTGTGTAGCAGGTGGATGGGCTGGAGGAAATGCTTCAAGCTctgattttatcaaaaataatgatcTTATGTGGAAACAAAGTGTTTGGAGTTCAGCTATTGCAGCAAGTATTGCATCTCATTATTTGAAACAAGGAGGATTTCTTGCATTGACTGGTGCTAAAGCTGCGTTAGAAGGAACACCAG GAATGATTGGTTATGGAATGGCTAAGGCAGCAGTCCATCAATTAACCAAGTCTTTAGCTTCCAAGGATAGTGGTCTACCTCTTGATTCTATTGTTGCTACTATCTTACCTGTTACTTTGGATACCCCAATGAATAGAAAGTGGATGCCAAAAGCTGATACAAGTACATGGACATCTCTTGAATTTGTATCAga ctTGTTTTGGAAATGGTCTCAAAATCAAGACCGACCTTCCAATGGTAGTCTTCTTCAATTGATTACTAAAGACAATAAGACAACATTAATAACAGTttaa